In Polynucleobacter sp. TUM22923, one genomic interval encodes:
- the galE gene encoding UDP-glucose 4-epimerase GalE gives MNILLTGGMGYIGSHTAVLLASAGYRVHIYDNLCNSKAETLTRIQELSAKTVEFTEGEIRDTKKLSQVLRDQKIDAVIHLAGLKAVGESSQKPIEYYANNVQGSISLIQAMQSVGISTLVFSSSATVYGDPIYLPYDEAHPTSPTNPYGRNKLQIEEILRDLATSDTTWKIACLRYFNPVGAHESGLIGEDPNGIPNNLMPVIAQVVNGKLPSLNIFGDDYETEDGTGKRDYIHVVDLAEGHLAALTWLKNSPGCHAFNLGSGNSRSVLELLHHFESASGQKIPYQVVGRRPGDLAEYYAKANKARDLLGWETKRGLSEICSSTWLWIKNNRTS, from the coding sequence TTGAATATTCTACTAACTGGGGGAATGGGTTACATTGGCAGTCATACTGCCGTACTTTTAGCTTCTGCTGGCTATCGCGTTCATATTTACGATAACCTGTGCAATAGTAAAGCCGAGACTCTCACTCGCATTCAAGAGCTATCTGCGAAAACCGTCGAATTTACTGAGGGCGAAATACGCGATACAAAAAAGCTTAGTCAAGTTTTACGGGATCAAAAAATTGACGCCGTGATTCATCTGGCTGGTTTAAAGGCTGTTGGAGAATCCTCTCAAAAGCCTATCGAATACTATGCCAATAATGTACAAGGTAGCATCAGCTTAATACAAGCAATGCAGTCCGTCGGCATTAGTACTTTAGTGTTCAGTAGTAGCGCTACCGTCTATGGAGACCCCATTTACCTGCCTTATGACGAGGCACACCCAACCTCACCAACCAACCCTTATGGTCGCAATAAGCTCCAAATAGAAGAAATTCTGAGAGATCTGGCTACAAGTGACACAACCTGGAAGATTGCCTGCCTCAGATATTTCAATCCTGTTGGCGCGCACGAATCAGGGCTTATCGGTGAAGATCCTAACGGCATCCCTAATAATTTGATGCCTGTCATTGCACAGGTTGTTAATGGAAAATTGCCGAGCTTAAATATCTTCGGGGATGATTACGAAACTGAAGATGGCACTGGGAAGCGAGACTACATTCATGTGGTCGACTTGGCAGAAGGTCATTTAGCTGCGCTGACATGGCTAAAGAATAGTCCTGGTTGTCACGCCTTTAATCTAGGCAGTGGAAATAGTCGTAGTGTTCTGGAGCTACTCCACCACTTTGAAAGTGCATCAGGCCAAAAGATTCCTTATCAGGTGGTAGGACGTCGTCCTGGAGATCTTGCGGAGTACTACGCCAAGGCTAATAAGGCTCGAGATCTTCTTGGCTGGGAGACCAAACGAGGCTTATCCGAGATTTGCAGCAGTACTTGGCTTTGGATTAAAAACAATAGAACATCCTAG
- the rng gene encoding ribonuclease G translates to MNEEILINITPQETRVALIQQGAVQELQIERTLQRGIVGNIYLAKVVRVLPGMQSAFIEVGLERTAFMHVADITQNNPQAQIEKLLFEGQNVLVQVLKDPLGTKGARLTTQLSIAGRNLVYLPPAGTDAAAEKYIGVSQRIDQPEEREAIKTRLAGLMPADEKGGIIVRTSAQDASDTELQHDMHYLRTTWEKIREAVNHHAAPSLLYQDLSLAERVLRDVAGEQTTQIRVDSAENFEKLKAFATLYMPNLLNKLTLHRGERALFDLFDVDTEINKALGRRVDLKSGGYLMVDQTESMTTIDVNTGSYVGARNLDDTVFKTNLEAAQAIARQLRLRNLGGIIIIDFIDMLSKDHQASVLYELNRNLERDHARTSVNDFSTLGLVEMTRKRTRESLAHITCEPCTTCQGKGEMKTAQTICYEILREIVREHRQFNPREFRIVAAPDVIDLFLEEENQFLAQLGDFINKPITLQAEGSFRQEQYDIVLS, encoded by the coding sequence ATGAATGAAGAAATTCTGATCAACATTACCCCCCAAGAAACTCGGGTAGCCTTGATACAACAGGGCGCAGTGCAAGAGCTTCAAATTGAACGCACCCTTCAGCGCGGTATTGTTGGCAATATCTATTTAGCGAAAGTAGTTCGCGTACTCCCGGGAATGCAGTCTGCCTTTATCGAAGTTGGATTAGAACGCACTGCCTTCATGCATGTTGCCGATATCACGCAAAATAACCCACAAGCTCAGATTGAAAAGCTGTTGTTTGAAGGGCAAAATGTTTTAGTTCAAGTTCTCAAGGATCCACTAGGAACCAAAGGGGCTCGACTCACTACCCAACTTAGTATTGCTGGACGAAACTTGGTGTACCTGCCACCCGCAGGTACGGATGCCGCAGCCGAAAAATATATTGGCGTATCCCAAAGAATTGATCAACCCGAAGAGCGTGAAGCAATTAAGACCCGTTTAGCTGGCCTGATGCCTGCAGATGAAAAGGGGGGAATCATTGTTCGCACAAGCGCACAAGATGCCAGTGATACCGAACTACAACATGACATGCATTATCTTCGCACTACCTGGGAAAAAATTCGGGAGGCGGTAAATCATCATGCCGCGCCAAGCTTACTGTACCAAGATCTCAGTCTTGCAGAACGAGTGCTGCGTGATGTTGCTGGCGAACAAACCACGCAAATTCGGGTGGATTCCGCTGAAAACTTTGAGAAACTAAAAGCATTTGCCACACTGTATATGCCCAACTTATTGAATAAGTTAACTCTTCATCGTGGGGAGCGCGCCCTATTTGATTTATTTGATGTAGATACCGAGATTAATAAAGCGCTTGGCCGCAGAGTAGACCTGAAATCTGGCGGCTACTTAATGGTTGATCAAACGGAATCCATGACGACGATCGACGTTAATACCGGCAGCTATGTTGGAGCGCGAAACTTAGATGACACCGTATTTAAAACAAATCTAGAGGCAGCCCAAGCCATTGCACGTCAATTACGTTTACGCAATCTTGGTGGAATCATCATCATTGATTTCATCGACATGCTAAGTAAAGATCACCAAGCATCTGTTTTATATGAGCTTAATCGCAATTTAGAGCGAGATCATGCACGAACGTCAGTAAATGACTTTTCAACACTAGGCTTAGTAGAAATGACGCGCAAACGGACTCGAGAATCCCTTGCCCATATTACTTGCGAGCCCTGCACTACCTGCCAGGGTAAAGGTGAAATGAAAACAGCCCAAACGATTTGTTATGAGATTCTTCGAGAAATTGTGCGCGAGCATCGCCAATTTAATCCCCGTGAATTCCGAATTGTGGCTGCTCCAGACGTGATTGATCTATTTTTGGAAGAAGAAAATCAATTTCTGGCTCAGTTAGGTGACTTTATTAATAAGCCCATCACACTGCAGGCAGAAGGCAGCTTCCGCCAAGAGCAATACGATATTGTCTTAAGCTAA
- a CDS encoding Maf family protein translates to MFSYIYLASQSPRRQELLKQIRVQFEMLIASADEDTESLEISLPNEKADDYVQRVALAKSVVALERWKVSGKPWAPILCADTTVSLPNNPDGVILGKPIDAKDAARILEMLSAKTHEVLTSVVLITDPASEPLRLVQVSKVQFCPLTEQQISRYIASGEPFGKAGAYGIQGFGGAFISSIQGSYSGIMGLPIFEVNQLLDFAKVARI, encoded by the coding sequence ATGTTTTCTTATATTTATCTGGCATCACAAAGCCCTCGGCGCCAAGAACTACTCAAGCAGATTAGAGTTCAATTTGAGATGCTCATTGCATCAGCAGATGAAGATACTGAGAGCCTTGAGATTTCCCTCCCGAATGAAAAAGCAGATGACTACGTTCAACGCGTCGCACTTGCTAAAAGCGTTGTTGCATTAGAGCGCTGGAAAGTAAGCGGGAAGCCTTGGGCACCAATCTTATGTGCTGATACTACCGTTAGCCTGCCAAATAATCCCGATGGAGTAATTCTCGGAAAACCAATAGATGCAAAAGATGCCGCTAGAATTTTAGAGATGCTCAGCGCCAAGACGCATGAGGTATTGACCTCGGTTGTTTTGATAACAGATCCAGCAAGCGAGCCATTGCGCCTAGTACAGGTATCAAAAGTACAGTTCTGCCCTCTAACAGAGCAGCAAATCAGTCGCTATATCGCCAGTGGTGAACCCTTTGGAAAAGCGGGTGCTTATGGCATTCAAGGCTTTGGAGGAGCATTTATCTCCTCTATTCAAGGAAGCTATAGCGGTATCATGGGTTTACCTATTTTTGAAGTTAATCAATTATTAGATTTTGCCAAAGTCGCCCGCATATGA
- the rlmH gene encoding 23S rRNA (pseudouridine(1915)-N(3))-methyltransferase RlmH has protein sequence MRLTIVSVGHKMPDWVAIATQDYIKRMPSDCSIEIKEIKPDLTPAKEALKITAAIPKGSRVIALDERGKDQGTQHLATQLAHWRQEGFDITFLIGGADGLDASLKEGAQAMWRLSSLTLPHAMARVILVEQLYRAWTILQGHPYHRE, from the coding sequence ATGCGCTTAACCATTGTTTCTGTTGGTCACAAAATGCCAGACTGGGTTGCTATCGCAACTCAGGACTACATCAAACGGATGCCATCTGATTGCAGTATTGAAATAAAAGAGATTAAGCCAGACCTCACGCCGGCAAAAGAAGCACTCAAAATCACTGCCGCTATTCCTAAAGGATCACGAGTCATTGCACTGGATGAGCGCGGAAAAGATCAAGGTACGCAACACCTAGCCACTCAGTTAGCCCATTGGCGTCAAGAGGGCTTTGATATTACTTTTCTGATTGGTGGGGCTGATGGCCTCGATGCCAGCCTAAAAGAGGGTGCTCAGGCAATGTGGCGTTTATCAAGCCTGACACTACCGCATGCAATGGCTAGAGTCATTCTGGTAGAGCAACTTTATCGTGCTTGGACTATTTTGCAAGGTCACCCCTACCACCGCGAGTAA
- a CDS encoding nicotinate-nucleotide adenylyltransferase encodes MALPTPTPTPDKLKKIGIFGGTFDPPHLGHLQLAAHFAKALHLDELLLIPSGQPWQKGSDVTPAEIRLQLTEAAGIDLAKTFLYAKIPTLIGIERIEIDRPGPSYAIDTAKALRERFGDNASLCWLMGADSLMQLDTWNSWDQLLNYVNFAVASRPQHALSDEISPKIQQLLTKHQTSDPQALENNPFGLIYIDNSLSVDISSTELRAHLKSAPSSATAAKSIPSHTLERIMNLGLYK; translated from the coding sequence ATGGCATTACCTACACCTACACCTACCCCAGATAAACTAAAAAAAATTGGCATCTTCGGCGGCACTTTTGACCCCCCCCATCTGGGCCATCTGCAGCTTGCGGCCCATTTTGCCAAAGCGCTCCATTTGGATGAGTTGCTACTTATTCCTAGTGGGCAGCCTTGGCAAAAGGGATCGGATGTTACGCCTGCAGAAATTCGTTTGCAGTTAACCGAGGCAGCGGGCATTGATTTAGCGAAAACATTCCTTTATGCAAAGATCCCTACGCTGATTGGTATTGAGCGCATCGAGATAGATCGCCCTGGCCCAAGTTATGCGATTGATACCGCTAAAGCACTGCGTGAGCGCTTTGGCGACAATGCGAGCTTATGCTGGCTCATGGGCGCAGACTCCTTAATGCAGCTCGATACTTGGAACTCCTGGGATCAACTCTTAAATTATGTGAATTTTGCTGTAGCCAGTAGGCCACAGCATGCGCTTTCTGATGAAATCAGCCCTAAAATCCAGCAATTACTCACTAAACATCAAACTAGCGACCCTCAAGCCCTTGAAAATAATCCTTTTGGCCTCATTTACATAGACAATAGCCTTTCAGTAGATATTTCTTCAACCGAACTTCGTGCGCACTTAAAAAGCGCCCCTTCTAGCGCTACGGCTGCTAAATCTATTCCCTCTCACACACTAGAACGCATCATGAATCTGGGCTTATACAAGTAA
- the hemF gene encoding oxygen-dependent coproporphyrinogen oxidase, whose amino-acid sequence MDIATLKAYFLGLQDRITSAMSGLDGKAFLVDAWEKPADSKLQGYGRTCTLDGGNILEKGGVGFSHVRGDQMPPSATHHRPEVAGRSFEAMGVSLVFHPRSPKIPTTHMNVRCFIAQAPDKEPVWWFGGGFDLTPYYGVDEDCRHFHQTAKDALDPFGETLYPQFKKWCDEYFYLKHRDEPRGIGGVFFDDFNQLGFEDSFAMTRAVGDAFIDAYLPIVKRRHQDSFTPEEKAFQEYRRGRYVEYNLLFDRGTIFGLHSGGRTESILMSMPPVVQWWYNWQPKAGTPEAKLYDYYLKPRDWLA is encoded by the coding sequence ATTGATATTGCAACCCTCAAAGCTTACTTCTTAGGCCTGCAAGATCGCATCACCAGCGCAATGAGTGGCCTTGATGGCAAAGCGTTTTTGGTGGATGCCTGGGAGAAGCCAGCAGATAGCAAACTTCAAGGTTATGGCCGTACCTGCACTCTGGATGGCGGCAATATTTTGGAAAAAGGTGGCGTAGGGTTTTCTCATGTTCGCGGTGATCAGATGCCACCCTCAGCCACACATCACCGTCCTGAAGTTGCAGGCCGAAGCTTTGAAGCAATGGGGGTTTCACTAGTATTCCATCCACGCAGTCCAAAGATACCGACCACCCATATGAATGTGCGCTGCTTTATAGCGCAAGCACCTGATAAAGAGCCAGTCTGGTGGTTCGGTGGCGGCTTCGACCTCACGCCGTATTACGGCGTAGATGAAGACTGCAGACATTTTCATCAAACAGCTAAGGATGCTTTAGATCCCTTTGGTGAAACCCTCTATCCTCAGTTTAAAAAATGGTGTGATGAATACTTTTATTTAAAGCATCGTGATGAGCCCCGCGGTATCGGCGGTGTTTTCTTTGATGATTTTAATCAACTGGGATTTGAAGATAGCTTTGCAATGACGCGTGCCGTTGGCGATGCTTTTATTGATGCTTATTTGCCGATCGTGAAACGTCGACACCAAGATAGCTTTACGCCCGAAGAAAAAGCGTTTCAAGAATATCGTCGTGGTCGCTATGTGGAATACAACCTCCTTTTTGACCGTGGGACTATTTTTGGCCTCCACTCTGGCGGCAGGACAGAATCGATCTTGATGTCGATGCCTCCAGTAGTGCAATGGTGGTACAACTGGCAACCAAAAGCAGGAACGCCGGAAGCTAAGCTATACGACTACTACCTAAAGCCGCGCGACTGGTTGGCCTAA
- the purD gene encoding phosphoribosylamine--glycine ligase, whose protein sequence is MKILLIGSGGREHALAWKLAQSSHVQKVFVAPGNGGTATAKQTTAGIENLPISDLQDLVDFAKRENIHLTVVGPEAPLAAGIVDLFRANGLRIFGPTQLAAQLESSKDFSKAFMKRHGIPTAEYQTFSNALEAHAYIEAKGAPIVIKADGLAAGKGVVVAMHSEEAHAAVDMMLADNKLGNAGARVVIEEFLAGEEASFIVLVDGKHVLALATSQDHKRLLDADQGPNTGGMGAYSPAPVVTPEIHARALREVIMPTVKGMQADGIPYTGFLYAGLMITPDGKIKTLEFNCRMGDPETQPIMARLRSDLVNALDHAVDGTLNEVELEWDRRTALGVVLAAHNYPETPRNGDVITGITQDTEDQLTFHAGTKLQDGQLVTSGGRVMCIVGLSDTVRGAQQKAYEAIAKIHFDGMQYRNDIGYRAVK, encoded by the coding sequence ATGAAAATTCTTTTAATTGGCTCTGGCGGACGTGAACATGCGCTTGCCTGGAAGTTAGCTCAGTCATCACATGTACAAAAGGTATTTGTTGCCCCTGGTAACGGCGGTACAGCCACAGCGAAACAAACAACAGCGGGGATCGAAAATCTGCCGATCTCTGATTTGCAAGATCTCGTAGACTTTGCTAAACGTGAAAATATTCACCTTACTGTTGTAGGTCCTGAAGCCCCACTGGCTGCCGGTATCGTAGATTTATTTCGTGCCAATGGTTTGCGCATCTTTGGACCCACTCAACTAGCCGCACAACTAGAGTCCTCTAAAGATTTCTCCAAAGCCTTTATGAAACGGCATGGCATTCCTACTGCGGAATATCAAACCTTTTCTAACGCTTTGGAGGCGCATGCCTACATTGAGGCCAAAGGAGCGCCTATTGTGATTAAGGCCGATGGATTGGCCGCAGGCAAAGGGGTGGTGGTAGCGATGCACTCAGAAGAAGCGCATGCAGCCGTCGATATGATGCTAGCTGACAATAAATTAGGCAATGCTGGCGCACGGGTTGTTATAGAAGAGTTTCTTGCTGGTGAAGAGGCTAGCTTTATTGTTTTAGTCGACGGTAAACATGTTTTAGCCTTAGCGACTAGCCAAGATCACAAGCGCTTACTCGATGCAGATCAGGGTCCTAATACAGGCGGTATGGGGGCTTACTCTCCTGCCCCAGTTGTTACTCCAGAGATTCATGCGCGTGCATTGCGTGAAGTCATCATGCCAACTGTAAAAGGGATGCAAGCCGATGGTATTCCCTACACAGGATTTTTATATGCTGGACTCATGATTACGCCCGATGGAAAAATCAAGACCCTAGAATTTAATTGCCGTATGGGCGATCCAGAGACGCAGCCCATCATGGCTCGCTTGCGTAGTGATTTAGTTAATGCACTAGATCATGCTGTGGATGGAACACTGAATGAGGTAGAGCTTGAGTGGGATCGTAGAACTGCCTTGGGTGTTGTCCTTGCGGCCCACAACTATCCAGAAACACCACGTAACGGTGATGTCATTACGGGCATTACGCAAGATACCGAAGATCAATTAACCTTTCATGCGGGTACTAAGCTGCAAGATGGCCAACTAGTAACCTCTGGTGGGCGAGTAATGTGCATCGTTGGCTTATCCGATACTGTTCGTGGTGCACAACAAAAAGCGTACGAGGCGATTGCTAAGATTCATTTTGATGGAATGCAATACCGTAACGATATTGGCTATCGCGCGGTTAAATAA
- a CDS encoding YebC/PmpR family DNA-binding transcriptional regulator, with product MAGHSKWANIQHRKGRQDEKRGKIWTKLIKEITVAAKLGGGDIGTNPRLRLAIDKAKDANMPNDNVQRAISRGTGSLEGVNYEEIRYEGYGINGAAIIVDCLTDNRTRTVAEVRHAFNKNGGNMGAEGSVAFMFKHCGQMLFAPGSNEDQLLEIALDAGADDVLTHDDGSIEVLTPVPDFSKIQDALMNAGLKPELATVAMRPENEIALEGDQADSMQKLLDALENLDDVQEVFTNVSF from the coding sequence ATGGCCGGCCATTCGAAATGGGCCAATATTCAGCACCGCAAAGGACGTCAAGACGAAAAGCGCGGGAAGATTTGGACCAAACTCATTAAAGAAATTACTGTTGCAGCTAAATTAGGCGGTGGCGATATTGGCACTAATCCCCGCTTGCGCCTAGCCATTGATAAGGCTAAAGACGCCAACATGCCCAATGACAATGTACAACGCGCTATTTCGCGTGGCACAGGTTCGTTAGAGGGGGTGAACTACGAAGAGATTCGTTATGAAGGTTATGGGATCAATGGAGCTGCCATTATTGTTGACTGCTTAACGGATAACCGCACCCGCACCGTTGCTGAAGTTCGTCATGCATTTAATAAAAATGGTGGCAATATGGGCGCAGAAGGTTCGGTTGCGTTTATGTTTAAGCATTGCGGGCAAATGCTTTTTGCGCCTGGCTCGAATGAAGATCAATTACTGGAAATAGCACTAGATGCTGGCGCAGATGATGTACTCACACACGATGATGGCTCGATTGAAGTATTGACGCCGGTACCGGATTTTTCCAAGATTCAGGATGCCCTCATGAATGCAGGCCTAAAGCCAGAATTGGCGACAGTAGCCATGCGCCCAGAAAATGAAATTGCCCTAGAGGGTGATCAAGCCGACAGCATGCAAAAACTACTAGATGCTCTTGAAAACTTAGATGATGTACAAGAAGTATTTACGAATGTCTCATTCTAG
- a CDS encoding CysB family HTH-type transcriptional regulator codes for MNLHQFRFVREAVRQNFNLTSAAKALFTSQPGVSKAIIELEDELGVEIFRRHGKRVRSLTEPGKRILLSIERILDEVETLKRVGKDFASQDQGSFVIATTHTQARYALPKVLTEFTKRFPKVRVSIQQGNPGQIAELLIHDRADIAIATEGIANTPGVLALPGYQWHHVVMVPLSHPLLNQATVTLEEIAKYPLITYDKAFAGRSKIDAAFAQRNLSPDIILEAIDADVIKTYVETGMGVGIVAGLAYDADRDRNLRVIPVGHLFGNNVTHLGVKQGAYLRSFVYTFIELFSPTLTKKIVEQAMNNESETYEI; via the coding sequence ATGAACTTGCATCAATTTCGCTTTGTGCGCGAGGCAGTGAGGCAGAACTTCAATCTCACCAGTGCTGCTAAAGCACTCTTCACCTCACAACCAGGTGTTTCTAAGGCCATCATTGAGCTTGAAGATGAACTGGGCGTAGAAATCTTCAGACGCCATGGCAAACGCGTCCGCTCCCTTACTGAGCCTGGAAAACGCATTCTTTTGTCCATTGAACGCATTCTGGATGAGGTAGAGACTTTAAAGCGGGTGGGGAAAGATTTTGCGAGTCAAGATCAGGGGAGCTTTGTTATTGCGACCACGCATACGCAAGCCCGCTATGCGCTCCCCAAAGTGCTCACTGAATTCACGAAACGCTTTCCAAAAGTACGCGTCAGTATTCAACAAGGAAACCCGGGGCAGATTGCAGAGCTACTGATTCATGACCGTGCAGATATCGCCATTGCTACTGAAGGCATTGCCAATACGCCAGGCGTGCTCGCCTTACCCGGTTACCAGTGGCATCACGTCGTCATGGTGCCGCTCAGTCACCCCCTCCTTAATCAAGCAACTGTCACCCTTGAAGAAATTGCAAAGTACCCCCTGATCACTTATGACAAAGCCTTTGCAGGTCGAAGTAAGATCGACGCCGCATTTGCACAACGCAATTTAAGCCCTGACATTATTTTGGAAGCCATTGATGCAGATGTGATTAAGACCTATGTTGAAACTGGCATGGGCGTGGGTATTGTGGCTGGCCTAGCCTATGATGCTGATCGAGATCGCAATCTACGAGTCATTCCTGTTGGGCATCTTTTTGGAAACAATGTGACTCATCTAGGCGTCAAGCAAGGCGCTTACCTGCGCTCGTTTGTGTACACCTTTATTGAGCTTTTCTCACCGACACTCACCAAAAAGATCGTCGAGCAAGCTATGAATAACGAGTCAGAAACATATGAAATTTAG
- the lptG gene encoding LPS export ABC transporter permease LptG, which translates to MKYLFPYIFERYLAKQIYAAFGFILFALVALFLFFDILSELGSVKGQYTLPLALLHVLLKAPSRISEIIPIAGLIGSIYVFAMLASQSEFTILRIAGLDIKRGLTTLAKISLPLIVLTLMMSEWLGPYTENLSDQIRMKALGSTYSSQFKTGIWVKDRLRDEDGSGPIRPGVRYVNVGKIAQDNEIKDIRMYEFDDAYRLLSIRSAASGRFDQSGTWILDDVTETRFKETKQSDPLNPAYSAQTITHPIVSLNSEVTPQILSVLLVSPEKMSIFSLGRFITHLTENKQDTQRHSIAFWKKVIYPFTIFVMLTLALPFAYLKVRAGGVGIKVFGGIMLGMSFQLFNSLFSNVGLLGSWPTLLTALIPPLAYLILALIGLRWVSKT; encoded by the coding sequence ATGAAATATCTTTTCCCTTACATCTTTGAGCGTTATTTAGCTAAGCAAATCTACGCTGCATTTGGATTTATCTTATTTGCTCTGGTTGCACTATTTTTATTCTTTGACATCCTCAGTGAGCTTGGCTCTGTAAAAGGTCAATACACCCTCCCTTTAGCACTCTTACATGTACTACTGAAGGCGCCTAGTCGGATATCTGAAATTATTCCGATTGCCGGCTTAATCGGTAGTATTTATGTTTTCGCGATGCTCGCTAGCCAATCCGAGTTCACGATTTTACGTATTGCGGGCCTAGACATTAAACGGGGCTTAACAACGCTAGCCAAAATTTCATTACCGTTAATCGTATTGACCTTGATGATGAGTGAATGGCTTGGTCCTTATACCGAAAATTTATCTGATCAAATCCGCATGAAGGCTCTAGGGTCGACCTATAGCTCACAATTTAAAACGGGGATCTGGGTAAAGGATCGCCTGCGAGACGAAGATGGAAGCGGTCCAATCAGACCTGGAGTGCGCTATGTGAATGTAGGAAAAATAGCGCAAGATAATGAAATCAAAGATATCCGCATGTATGAATTTGATGACGCGTATCGACTACTCTCCATTCGTAGCGCTGCGTCGGGCCGCTTTGATCAAAGTGGCACTTGGATTCTGGATGACGTTACCGAAACCCGCTTTAAAGAAACCAAGCAATCAGATCCCCTCAATCCCGCTTACTCAGCGCAAACGATTACTCACCCTATCGTGAGCTTGAACTCCGAAGTAACGCCCCAGATTTTGAGTGTGCTGCTAGTGAGCCCTGAAAAAATGTCGATTTTTAGCCTAGGGCGTTTTATTACCCATCTAACAGAGAATAAACAGGATACGCAACGCCATTCCATTGCCTTTTGGAAAAAAGTAATTTACCCCTTCACTATTTTTGTAATGCTGACCTTGGCCCTTCCATTTGCCTATTTAAAAGTCCGAGCCGGTGGCGTTGGCATCAAGGTGTTTGGCGGCATTATGCTTGGCATGAGTTTTCAGTTGTTTAATTCCCTCTTTTCAAATGTGGGGCTACTGGGTTCCTGGCCAACTTTACTCACCGCCCTTATTCCTCCTTTGGCCTATTTGATTCTGGCCTTAATAGGCTTGCGCTGGGTCTCTAAAACTTAA
- the lptF gene encoding LPS export ABC transporter permease LptF, translating to MIFHQSLRRELSFTTGGVFLVLVTIMITTLVIRILGFAANGAVNPEDALVLIALATLGYMAVLLTVSLFVAVLIVLVRWYKDSEMIVWFASGLSVANLIRPILQFAAPLIIIIALLALFVWPWANRESTLISQRFQQRSDVSMVAAGQFRESAKAGRVFFIEALDVDKSEVKNIFAAETKNGRLSIAVASTGFIQNVGNGDKSIVLNHGRRYEGTPTQSDFRILEFSEYTTNIYNKEVLDPPPRDREKMISELINDQNPSVVNANRAELLWRIGLPLMALGLVLIAIPLAYVNPRLGSYTAMFYAVLIYLIYSNLLNLTQNFVAQGKVNALVGVWPIHVLAFCIAYLLIRNRINPSLKWWRRQLPAFLTSK from the coding sequence ATGATTTTTCACCAGTCCCTTCGCCGCGAGCTCAGTTTTACGACTGGCGGCGTCTTTTTGGTCTTGGTCACCATCATGATTACGACATTAGTAATCCGAATTCTAGGTTTTGCTGCCAACGGTGCCGTAAACCCAGAAGATGCGCTCGTGCTGATTGCTCTAGCTACCCTAGGGTATATGGCGGTACTACTCACCGTTTCCTTATTTGTTGCCGTTTTGATCGTGTTGGTGCGCTGGTACAAAGATTCAGAAATGATTGTGTGGTTTGCAAGCGGGCTCAGTGTTGCCAACCTCATCCGCCCTATTCTTCAGTTTGCAGCTCCGCTGATCATCATCATCGCCTTACTCGCATTATTTGTTTGGCCTTGGGCTAACCGTGAATCCACTCTAATTAGCCAGCGCTTTCAGCAACGTAGTGATGTATCCATGGTTGCTGCGGGGCAATTTAGAGAGTCAGCCAAGGCAGGAAGGGTATTCTTTATCGAAGCGTTGGATGTTGATAAAAGCGAGGTAAAGAACATCTTTGCAGCCGAAACAAAAAATGGACGGCTCAGTATTGCAGTTGCCTCTACTGGCTTTATACAGAATGTGGGTAATGGTGATAAGTCGATCGTACTCAATCATGGCAGGCGCTACGAGGGTACGCCAACCCAATCTGACTTTAGAATTTTAGAGTTTTCAGAGTACACCACGAATATTTACAACAAAGAGGTACTAGACCCACCGCCTCGGGATAGAGAGAAAATGATTTCTGAATTAATCAACGATCAGAATCCCAGCGTTGTGAATGCCAACAGAGCGGAACTGCTGTGGCGTATTGGACTTCCATTAATGGCGCTTGGCTTAGTGCTGATTGCCATTCCACTGGCCTATGTCAACCCTAGACTTGGAAGCTATACAGCGATGTTTTATGCGGTATTGATTTATCTCATCTACAGTAATTTGTTGAACTTAACGCAAAATTTTGTAGCCCAAGGTAAGGTGAATGCATTGGTGGGTGTATGGCCAATTCATGTGCTCGCCTTTTGCATCGCTTATTTACTGATTCGAAATCGGATCAACCCATCATTGAAATGGTGGCGCCGTCAACTGCCCGCCTTTTTGACTAGCAAATGA